One region of Cucurbita pepo subsp. pepo cultivar mu-cu-16 chromosome LG03, ASM280686v2, whole genome shotgun sequence genomic DNA includes:
- the LOC111791109 gene encoding uncharacterized protein LOC111791109 encodes MNSMASLPLSAVSGHRNLTFPCLLLLLLPATLLLPSLTFASPCRTSCGNIPIKYPFGVDDGCGAPQFRRMFNCSTDLFFLTPSGTYKVQSIDYDKQSMVIYDPAMSTCSILQPHHDFVMTDIQSIIMPPTPDTVFALLNCSIDSPILNHYKYLCFNFSGHSCDELYGACNAFRVFHLLTNSSPPCCFTGYDTVKFMSMNILDCSHYTTVLNSENLKGVGALDWDYGMKLSFSVPDLGCDRCSKSGGTCGFDTETEGLSCLCSISSNHTRDCVGGNITSGGRNEAFSVFIFIFLFGIIRVILSHY; translated from the exons ATGAACTCCATGGCGTCGCTACCTCTTTCCGCCGTCTCCGGCCACCGGAATCTCACATTTCCATGCCTCCTACTCCTCCTACTACCGGCAACACTACTTTTACCTTCTCTCACTTTCGCCTCACCTTGCCGGACCTCCTGCGGCAACATTCCGATCAAATACCCCTTCGGAGTCGACGACGGCTGCGGAGCGCCTCAGTTCCGGCGCATGTTCAATTGCTCCACAGATCTCTTCTTCCTCACTCCCTCCGGCACTTACAAAGTCCAATCCATCGATTACGACAAGCAATCCATGGTGATCTACGATCCGGCCATGTCGACCTGCTCCATCCTTCAACCGCATCACGACTTCGTCATGACCGATATCCAATCGATCATCATGCCGCCAACGCCGGACACCGTGTTCGCTCTCCTCAATTGCTCGATCGATTCACCGATCCTCAACCACTACAAGTACCTCTGCTTCAATTTCTCTGGCCATTCCTGCGACGAACTCTACGGCGCCTGCAACGCCTTCCGAGTCTTCCATCTGTTGACGAACAGTTCGCCTCCGTGCTGTTTCACTGGATACGATACTGTGAAGTTCATGAGTATGAACATTCTGGATTGCTCGCATTACACGACGGTGTTGAATTCGGAGAATCTGAAGGGCGTAGGGGCTCTGGATTGGGATTACGGGATGAAATTGAGCTTCTCCGTTCCGGATTTAGGATGCGATCGGTGTTCAAAATCGGGAGGAACTTGTGGATTTGATACTGAAACCGAAGGATTGTCGTGCCTCTGCTCCATTTCCTCTAATCATACCAGAGATTGCG ttggTGGAAATATTACGAGTGGAGGAcgaaatgaagcattctcagtattcatatttattttcttatttggtATTATTCGGGTGATTTTAAGCCATTATTGA
- the LOC111791894 gene encoding solute carrier family 25 member 44-like encodes MALDAEAVPAAELALADTDINWNRLDKTKFHIIGAILFTAQSALLHPTAVVKTRMQVAGSGLSHMRGLSVFWNILKSDGISGLYRGFGTSAVGSLPGRVLALTSLEVSKDIMLKYTGSLQMPEATRVGLANGVAGMISNLVSCIYFVPLDVTCQRMMVQGLPGTTFCNGPLDVVRKVMKAEGFRGLYRGFGLTAVSQSPASALWWGVYGAAQHIIWRSLGYRDSMEKKPSHMEMVTVQATAGMAAGACSSIITTPLDTVKTRLQVMDNYGIGRPSVLKTSRALFKEDGWLGFYRGFGPRFLNMSLYGTTMIVTYELIKRLSLKEIVTS; translated from the exons ATGGCTCTCGACGCCGAAGCTGTACCAGCGGCGGAGTTGGCGCTTGCTGATACCGACATCAACTGGAACAG GTTGGACAAGACAAAGTTTCACATAATTGGAGCAATTCTCTTTACTGCTCAGTCAGCCCTGTTACATCCAACAGCGGTTGTAAAAACTAGAATGCAAGTTGCTGGATCTGGTCTGTCTCACATGCGTGGACTGTCAGTTTTCTGGAATATATTGAAGTCTGATGGAATCTCTGGCTTATATAGAGGTTTTGGTACTTCAGCGGTTGGTTCATTGCCTGGTAGAGTACTGGCTTTAACATCACTGGAAGTATCGAAAGACATAATGTTGAAATATACTGGAAGTCTGCAAATGCCAGAAGCAACTCGTGTTGGTCTTGCCAATGGAGTGGCAGGCATGATCTCAAATTTGGTTTCATGCATATACTTCGTGCCGTTGGACGTG ACTTGTCAGAGGATGATGGTTCAAGGGCTACCTGGAACCACCTTCTGCAATGGCCCACTTGATGTTGTGAGAAAAGTGATGAAGGCTGAAGGATTTCGTGGTTTATATAGGGGTTTTGGATTAACGGCTGTATCTCAATCCCCAGCATCTGCTCTCTGGTGGGGTGTCTATGGTGCTGCTCAGCATATCATATGGAG GAGCTTAGGATATCGAGATAGCATGGAGAAGAAACCTTCTCACATGGAGATGGTTACTGTTCAGGCTACAGCTGGAATGGCAGCAGGTGCTTGTTCGTCTATTATTACAACTCCTCTAGACACAGTAAAGACACGACTTCAG GTCATGGATAACTATGGAATTGGAAGACCATCTGTGCTCAAGACATCAAGAGCACTCTTCAAGGAAGATGGATGGTTGGGGTTTTATAGAGGCTTTGGACCTCGGTTTTTGAATATGTCACTTTATGGAACCACGATGATAGTCACATACGAACTGATCA AGAGACTTTCCTTAAAGGAGATCGTGACATCTTGA
- the LOC111790432 gene encoding DEAD-box ATP-dependent RNA helicase 40-like, which produces METGESAPPSLGPRYAPDDPTLPKPWKGLIDGSTGLLYYWNPETNVTQYEKPVSLPPPLPLGPHPGVSSSKPTSVSEAHSMPSNGALTPHVQKNHHVPQQEGQSNSQLSQQPGHLMSQQHSSVAGQATVNHHPGLQMAPDGRQNSSQSNQVMQQQGLFAMSSPHLGQQQVMHQGQKMAHANPQMSQHPNQQPPQNPGQPLQNPGQQIPQPSIQHLGQPSMQNQTPLVGQPQGPQPQYGQQQLQYIGYQQSVHPSVQHNLQQQVQQSPLGQPFGNHLEQKSAFLKREEDNIQSGNQVGFSSSQFEQSGGTSSIHNLHPGTNSSQMQQFGSASDQARQFGGSPGNIQQQNPVVQLQHAGTELAHRQHHSRFQDQMSPAVMQGQQTSAENLPGRAGNEYYFGRNEGPGVGPLQPRLAAIPMARSQQDTRMSGVSFPTAAPGHPSGTNFAAGHSHNMYSHGSGGPPLSNNALIGPPHIGASDVTNMSPVEVYRQQHEVTATGDNVPSPYMTFEATGFPPEILREIYSAGFSSPTPIQAQTWPIALQGRDIVAIAKTGSGKTLGYLIPAFMLLRQCRNNPQNGPTVLVLAPTRELATQIQDEAIKFGRSSRVCCTCLYGGAPKGPQLKELERGADIVVATPGRLNDILEMKMIKFRQISLLVLDEADRMLDMGFEPQIRKIVNEIPPRRQTLMYTATWPKEVRKIANDLLVNSVQVNIGSVDELAANKAITQYVEVVPQMEKQRRLEQILRSQERGSKVIIFCSTKRLCDQLARSLGRGFGAAAIHGDKSQGERDWVLNQFRSGKSPILVATDVAARGLDIKDIRVVINYDFPTGVEDYVHRIGRTGRAGATGVAYTFFTEQDWKYAADLIKLLEGADQHVPPELRDMAMRGGPSFGKDRGGMGRFDAVMGGSRWDSGGRGGMRDGGFGGRGGARDGGFGGRGGMRDGGFGGRGNMRDGAAGGRGGRGDFFPTRGRGRGFGGPAGGHVGWGRGDRGGPHDRFSSVDGRGRGRGQSRFDNRNDFSNRSRGRSYSRSPERVRTWGYSRSRSRSRSGSRSRSRSSRSWSRSRSRSRSRSRSRSWSRRHSRSRSRSRSHDNYGRSRERNFDRKDDQPPESVTATSHGTRKSGFDDRGDAGQVPPVAASSNMEPGKPENGAEDTSDGTVNAAAQVI; this is translated from the exons ATGGAAACTGGAGAGTCTGCTCCCCCTTCTCTTGGTCCTCGCTATGCACCGGACGACCCTACTCTTCCCAAACCCTGGAAGGGATTGATTGATGGGAGCACTGGACTGTTATACTACTGGAACCCTGAAACCAACGTAACTCAGTATGAAAAACCGGTCTCTTTGCCACCACCATTGCCGCTCGGTCCTCATCCTGGCGTCTCTTCTTCCAAGCCTACTTCAGTTTCGGAGGCTCATTCAATGCCATCGAATGGTGCATTAACACCGCATGTACAGAAAAATCATCATGTCCCTCAACAAGAAGGCCAATCAAATAGCCAACTTTCTCAACAACCTGGACATCTGATGTCACAACAGCACAGTTCTGTTGCCGGTCAGGCAACTGTTAATCACCATCCTGGCTTGCAAATGGCACCAGATGGGCGACAAAATAGCTCACAATCGAACCAGGTCATGCAGCAACAGGGGCTGTTTGCAATGTCGTCACCGCATCTTGGCCAGCAGCAGGTCATGCATCAAGGTCAGAAAATGGCACATGCAAATCCACAAATGTCTCAGCATCCAAATCAGCAACCCCCGCAGAATCCAGGACAACCCTTACAGAATCCAGGACAACAAATACCACAACCATCAATCCAGCATTTAGGACAACCAAGCATGCAAAATCAAACGCCATTAGTTGGGCAGCCTCAAGGTCCGCAACCACAATATGGTCAGCAGCAGCTTCAGTATATCGGCTACCAGCAAAGTGTGCATCCAAGTGTGCAGCACAATTTGCAGCAGCAAGTTCAACAAAGCCCTTTAGGTCAACCATTTGGCAATCACCTTGAGCAGAAGTCAGCTTTTCTGAAGAGAGAGGAGGATAATATCCAGTCAGGAAACCAAGTTggcttttcttcttcccagTTTGAACAAAGTGGTGGTACCTCATCTATTCATAACCTTCATCCTGGAACCAATTCTTCTCAAATGCAACAATTTGGTTCAGCATCAGACCAAGCACGACAATTTGGTGGCTCTCCAGGAAACATACAACAGCAGAATCCTGTGGTTCAATTGCAGCATGCAGGTACTGAATTGGCTCATCGCCAACATCATTCTAGATTCCAAGATCAGATGAGCCCAGCAGTGATGCAGGGGCAGCAAACTAGTGCTGAAAATTTGCCAGGTAGAGCTGGAAATGAATATTACTTTGGCAGGAATGAAGGGCCTGGCGTTGGTCCACTTCAACCAAGGCTTGCAGCAATACCAATGGCAAGGAGCCAGCAG GACACAAGGATGAGTGGTGTCTCATTTCCAACTGCAGCACCTGGCCATCCTAGTGGGACCAATTTTGCTGCTGGGCATTCACATAATATGTACAGCCATGGATCTGGTGGCCCACCATTGTCAAACAATGCTTTGATAGGCCCTCCTCATATTGGAGCTTCAGATGTCACTAATATGTCACCTGTTGAAGTTTATCGTCAACAGCATGAAGTAACTGCTACG GGTGATAACGTTCCATCTCCTTACATGACATTTGAGGCTACTGGCTTCCCTCCGGAGATACTGAGAGAG ATATATTCTGCTGGTTTCTCTTCTCCAACGCCAATTCAAGCACAAACATGGCCAATTGCCCTGCAAGGTCGGGACATAGTTGCCATTGCTAAAACGGGGTCTGGAAAAACTTTGGGCTATTTGATTCCTGCCTTCATGCTTCTTAGGCAGTGCCGGAATAACCCTCAAAATGGACCAACGGTGTTGGTTTTGGCTCCTACTAGGGAACTTGCTACTCAAATACAAGATGAAGCTATTAAATTTGGGAGGTCTTCCAGGGTTTGTTGCACG TGTTTGTATGGTGGAGCCCCGAAAGGTCCTCAGCTAAAGGAGTTAGAACGTGGTGCTGATATTGTTGTGGCAACTCCTGGCCGGCTCAATGATATACTTGAAATGAAGATGATTAAGTTTAGGCAAATTTCACTTCTTGTGCTTGATGAAGCTGATCGAATGCTTGACATGGGATTTGAACCCCAAATTAGAAAGATTGTGAATGAAATACCACCACGCAGACAAACACTTATGTATACAGCAACCTGGCCCAAGGAAGTAAGAAAAATAGCGAATGATCTTCTAGTCAATTCTGTCCAGGTGAATATTGGCAGCGTTGATGAACTTGCTGCTAACAAGGCTATAACTCAG TATGTTGAAGTCGTTCCACAGATGGAAAAACAGAGACGGTTAGAACAGATTCTTAGGTCCCAAGAACGGGGATCTAaggtaataattttttgttccACGAAGAGGCTATGTGATCAGCTTGCACGAAGTCTTGGTCGTGGTTTTGGGGCTGCTGCAATTCATGGAGACAAATCGCAGGGGGAGCGTGATTGGGTATTGAACCAGTTTCGTAGTGGAAAGTCCCCGATACTAGTTGCCACAGATGTTGCTGCCCGTGGGCTTGACATCAAAGATATAAG AGTGGTGATCAACTATGATTTTCCAACTGGAGTTGAGGACTATGTCCATCGAATTGGGAGAACTGGGAGGGCTGGAGCAACGGGAGTGGCATATACCTTCTTCACCGAACAGGATTGGAAATATGCTGCTGATTTGATTAAACTACTGGAGGGTGCGGATCAGCATGTGCCTCCTGAGTTGCGAGATATGGCTATGCGTGGTGGGCCAAGTTTTGGGAAGGATAGGGGTGGGATGGGTCGTTTTGATGCAGTTATGGGCGGCAGTCGCTGGGATTCAGGAGGCCGGGGTGGCATGAGAGATGGTGGGTTTGGTGGTCGCGGTGGTGCAAGGGATGGTGGGTTTGGTGGCCGTGGTGGGATGAGAGATGGTGGGTTTGGTGGTCGTGGTAACATGAGGGATGGTGCTGCTGGTGGACGAGGTGGGAGAGGTGATTTCTTTCCTACACGGGGTAGAGGACGGGGTTTCGGTGGCCCTGCTGGAGGTCATGTTGGTTGGGGAAGGGGTGATCGCGGCGGGCCACATGATAGGTTCAGTAGTGTGGATGGTCGTGGGCGTGGGCGTGGACAGAGTCGATTTGATAATAGAAACGACTTCAGTAATAGGAGTAGAGGCAGAAGTTACAGCCGCAGTCCTGAAAGAGTCCGAACATGGGGTTACAGTCGAAGTCGCAGTCGCAGTCGCAGTGGTAGCCGTAGTCGTAGTCGTAGCAGTAGAAGCTGGAGTAGAAGCCGTAGCAGGAGTAGGAGCAGAAGCAGGAGTCGGAGTTGGTCCCGCCGTCACAGCCGAAGCCGTAGTCGTAGCCGTAGCCACGATAATTACGGTCGTTCGCGTGAGCGGAACTTCGATAGGAAAGACGACCAACCTCCAGAATCAGTAACTGCAACGTCTCATGGCACACGAAAGAGCGGTTTTGACGATAGAGGTGATGCGGGGCAGGTTCCTCCTGTGGCGGCCAGCAGTAATATGGAGCCAGGGAAACCAGAAAATGGTGCAGAAGATACGAGCGATGGAACTGTTAATGCAGCAGCTCAAGTAATATGA